TGGATGTCTGCAACGCCATCTAGGAGACAAAGTTTCGTTATTGGACGCAAGAACAGTGAACCCTTGGTTTTCACCTTGACCTTCAGTACCAGGCCATCATTGCTTGGCATCACTTCTAGAACCTTTCCCAACATCCAATGATTTCTTAGGAGCTGCTGATCAGCAATGATAACTATATCTCCAATCTGAAGGTTATGTTGAGGAGCGATGTTCCCTAGTATCTGACGTAGCTGTGGCAGGTATTCCTTACTCCACCTTTCCAGAATTGGTCAGAAAGGAATTCAGCATGCTTTCAACTTCATCTGTGAGTCTCACTTATGTGTGGTTCCTTCCCAGTGTCCACTGTGAGAGGCTCACTCCTCAGTAGGTGTAGTGGGGAGAGTGGTTCCAGATTACTCGGATCATTGGGTTCGGTGTGAGCGGTCTACCGTGCATTATCATGACAACTTTAATTAGACCATATCACCTAAGAACAGGTCTAGTGGCTGAGGTTACCTTTCACTACGATACCCTGGTGCTGTAATGTAAgtctttctgaaaaaaaaagctctctGCTTGCACTGTACGCAAGATAGCGGTTTTCGCATCCTCCAGTTCTCTAGGCTCAATGCccctatcttcatttttcccatatgtCCACTTCCTCTGACACCAACATAggaatctcctttttttttttttttttttatgtaagaaggacactggccaagggcaacaaaaatcaataaaaaaaatgcccactgaaatgccagtcccttaaaagggtcaaggcagtggtcaaaaattggtggataagtgtcttgaaacctccctcttgaaggaattcaagtcataggaaggtggaaatacagaagcaggcagggagttccagagtttaccagagaaagggatgaatgattgagaatactgattaactcttgcgttagagagatggacagaataggggtgagagaaagaagaaaatcttgtgcagcgaggccgcggaaggaggggaggcatgcagttagcaagatcagaagagcagttagcatgaaaatagcggtagaagacagctagatatgcaacattgtggcggtgagagagaggctgaagacagtcagttagaggagaggagttgatgagacgaaaagcttttgattccaccctgtctagaagagcagtatgagtggaacacccccagacatgtgaagcgtactccatacatggacggataaggcccttgtacagagttagcagctggaggggtgagaaaaactggcggagacgtctcagaacacctaacttcatagaagctgttttagctagagatgagatgtgaagtttccagttcagattataagtaaaggacagaccgacgatgttcagtgtagaagagggggacagttgagtgtcattgaagaaggcaACTCCTACCAAGAGGCGGTGCCGCGATGAATATCGCGTGATCAGGGTCTTGATGctgtcctctttctcattgtctCTCAAGGTACGCTCCTTTCTCACCTCTGGATCACTGTTACTAAGATCTGAGATTTGTTGTGGGTATGTAGGCCGGTCCCTTTCATCCAGGCCCAAAAACGGGATCCCCATAGCCATCGACTTTCACTGGTGAATCTGTCTCCTTCTACTCCCCGAGAAGCGTCGTCAGCAGGATTTGATTCTGTGCTGACATATCGCCATTGTTCAGGTTTGGACATGTTGTGTATCATTCCCACACGACAGGTTACAAAGGTAAGGAAACGCCTCTTGGTATTCCTTATGTACTGAATCACCGCTGTGCTTTCTGTCCAGAAAATTGACTGAAAAACAGGTAGTTCTATATCCTTCTCAATTGTTTGTCTGCCTTTGTGACCAGAACTGCGTTGCACAGCTCGAGACGAGGAATGGTGAGTTTCTTTATCGCAGCTTACCACATACAAAGGCCACACAATGACAATGTGGGCCATCCTTACGAGTTGTCCTTAACAGGACACAAATCCATACGCCTGCTCGGTGGCATCGCTAAAATGGTGATAGGTGTTGAAGTCTCTTCTTCCACCGTAGCCAGGCCAACTCATTCGGACCTGCCAGTGGTTCATCCCATGCAGTGGTTCTTCGACATTCTTCTTGGAAGATAAGTTAACCAAGTATAACCACTAGAGCAAGGAGACCTAAgggatcatatatagagctgACCATGCTGAAGATGCCCTGCTTAGTCTCAGGCTTCTCTGTGGGCTGTACCATTACCCCAATTTCATCCATTTGAAGGTCCCAAAGAAGTCCAAGTGCACGTtcggtatgtttttttttttttctttgtaattcagGGTCAACTTGACGAAATGGGATTGGCAGCTGGTAATGTTCATCCATCTGTACAATCAATGGTGACCACAAATTCATCACCTTTTTGTCTTCTATTGACATTTTTTCTTGGTCATGTAGGTTGGGTCCTGTTCCCACAACCGTTTTACTTGCTCCTCTAAACCAACCGAGTCCTATGTAGTCAGTATAGCCAAGTAACCCATCGccacctgttcttcttctacccTTTCTTACCTCTAAGGGCACAAAGGCATTAGGCGTGTCTAGTCCTATTATAACATCTATCGCCTGCGGGAGTTGTTTTAGTACTGTTATTCCTTGGAGATGTGTCGCTTCACTGATGTTCCTGGAGGTTGCAGCCAAAGATCTCAGTGATTCTGGTACTGCTTCAGTCGCTAGCACACTGGCAACAATGATAGATCAGACACCCTTTACACCCACGCTCGTCATCTTGAGCCAAATCTCTTTTGTGTCGAGTTCATTCCCTTTCAAGGAGGTTGTACTGAAGGAAAGCTtaacccttttctctttctcttgtagcTGTCTAGCGATCTTACGTGTGCAGAACGTACGGTCACTACCTGTATCTAAGAGAGCTCCTGTTATGATGGAGGACTGGTTTCTGTTGTGTTTACCTTCTACTTTAACCTTCGGGATGGGTAGAGCCACCATCGTCTCATTCTCACTCCTTTGTCAGTTTCTCTTATTCCGACATGGTTATTATTCACTGTTTCTCCGGCTCTGTCCTCGTTAACCCATTTACAGGGATTTGTTATCCTAAGGAAAGACCCTTGCTTCTCTGCTTCTCTGCTTCTGTGTTGACGTTTGTGTCAAGTTCAGGTTCAGTCTTCGATGTCTCAGGGATATGGTTTGTCGTCAGTGTCACAGTTGATGTGTCAGTCATTGATTTATCTCGCCTCTGACGTTTGGGGGCAGGACATGTGTTCTCGAGCATATCAGGTGGGCCAGCTCTCTTCACGTTACTGAGGAAGGATACTTGCTCTCTGCCTCGAAAGGCTCGTTCTTGTCCCTTTGTTACCGGCACTGGGTCATGCTCATTGATGGCTTCTGCACTAGTTGTCGCGTCACAAGCAAACTGCATCATCCAATGTATCCCAGGCCTTTCTTTGTGTGTTCCTTTGTAGGCCATCCGTTGTATGATATAATCAATCTTCTCTTACCCTTCTCGGCAACCGATTAGCCAGCAGGTACATCACATAGCGTGAAAACATTCCTCCAGTTCATCAGTGAACTTCCTTAAGCCCTTTACATCACCTACTCTCAGAGGAGGTCCCTGTAAGATTCTTTGTATCATTTGATCCACAAAGGCGTCCAAGGTGTCTTCATCACCATATCGCTCCTCAAGCAGTTCTAGCGCACGTTCATACCCAGTGTTAGGATCTTCGATCTTCATACATGCCCGGACCTTACACCTAATCTGTCCAGTGTAAGCAGAAACTAGTGTCTAGTTTGACGACAGAAGGCATACCCATGACTTCGACATGCCGTTGGAAAGCTTGCTTAAACTCCCAAAATTCAAAAAAGGTTCCTTCACTAAATGCAGGTGTCACTCTCTCTGAGAGTTGTAATCCTCTAAGGAGCTTGGCGAATCCATCACTCTGTGATTCCTCATCAGCTTACGTTGTCTTGTTCAGCGCTTTGTGCTCCCCTGGTGAAGCGCACCCGACAAGACATCAAGCGCAGGTACTGAGGATTCTTTATCCTCCCCCTGGTTCACAAAATCCGGTTCAGACTCATTCTCTACGAGTTCCTGAGGTGATGTTCGGGCCGCCTTATCGATCCCTTTGCTGCGTTCCCTTTGTTCCGCCTTGTCCTTGGAGAGTCATTACTGATTGCTGTATCTTTTGGACTGCGTCAAAAAGAGAATCCATCTTGTGCTCCAAACCTGGTGATGTtggagagagggtggtggtgttacCTTCCTCACCACTCTTGAGCGAACCATTGTCACCAACATCATCTTTCTTCCGAAGTGTTTCTGCTTCCTCTTGTCGATCCATGCTGGCCAGCTACGTTGGACAAACTTGCGTACTTAGCACCAGTGCTGATGTATGTACTCTACGATGGTGTCCCGCCGGTGCGAAGACACGGGCACTTCACAGTGTCTCGCCAGCGCGAGGACACAGTCACTACACAGTGTCACGCCAGCGCGAGGACACAGTCACTGCAGTGTCTCGCCAGGgcgaggacacagccactaCACAGTACGTAAATACAATTGTGCATGTGTAAACTTAACTTAAACTTGCACCCATGTGACAGTTTCGCTAGCAATGAATAACGCACAgggaatgtgtatgtatgtatgtatgtatgtccgtGGGCACACGCCCGACCCGCTGTTATTCCTAAGCACAGTTAGCGAGTCCTGGCAACTGTCTCACTTTATGGACGTCGGTGTGGGCGCAAGACGTCTCTCCGCTGGTCGACTGATTCACCTAGTGTTTttcaccccttctcttcccactcactttctctcagctagctttcttttcttcacacacttaaaaaaaaaataaataaataaaaataactgttTCACCAATTTCTGCTGGCGAGATGTGGCACCAGTCTCCGCCACAGCTACCACTCACCACTAGCGGGCAACCGCTTGCTCAGCCGTCCTCCCAGCACCGCGCCCTGCTCAACCCCACAGCCCCGACGCTCCGTTCTCGTCGTCGCACAAGCAGTCCACGGCTGCCGACCCTTTACGTTTTGACTGTTATCGTCACTTTCTTGGGGCGATCAGTGCAGGATAATGAGACCCGTTTCACGCTGACTCGATGTATTGACTGAATCGGTCAAAACCTGGGAACATGAACAAGTTCTCAtaaagacaaatatatatattggtaaCTTAACAGTCTCAGCCTTATGGAATAAGATTACAAATGGTGCTACTGtacactcttacataaaacaggACATATATGTTACATTGAGTATGTTGTAGTCAAGACACTCACATGTTGGCGGGTCATTTAACTCCTGTAGACTGGATATCACTCTCAATGCGAGACGCTCGTTCACGACGTCTGCTTCCCTCTACAGTATACCTGCTTGTGCCCCAGGGCAGGGCAGAGCTGGGTGTCCCCTACACATGTTTCTTGTGTGGAGTCTCTGAAGTCCCTATCTGACCTCCATTAACCCTGCTGAGGCTAACTTTATCAGGTCAGCAAAATGTCTTCTCCCCATCCCATCCACTACCATcctcagtgctctctctctctctctctctctctctctctctctctctctctctctctctggcagtaacATGCAAAGCTGCAGCAGCAGAGGAATTTAAATGAAAATATGGCAAGAGTTGTGGACACGAGACTGCGAGGAACTGAGAACCAGCGACGAACAGTCTGGTTCACGCCAGGGAGCACAGCGGAGGCAATTATCGCTTTGGGGATCTTGATGGAAACGTTTAGGGAAGGGCAGAAGGAGCTGCACTGTGCACTCATACACTTAGGAAAGACTTACTTACGGCGGAGTGCCGAGAGGAGACTTGTGGTACTGCTTGAGAAAGTCTGGAGTGGCAGACACATGTGTGAAGGTGGTGACGCACATGCACGCCGCCAGCAGCCAGCAGCAAGGTGCGCTGCAGAAGGGACGGAAGGTTTCGGAGTGGAAGTGGGACTGCACCAAGGATTGGCCTTGAGGCCGTTCTTGTTGGCAATTGTGATGGACAGACTGACTGGGGAGATCAGAAAGGAGTCCCCGCGAATCATGATGTCTGCAGACGACGCAGTGATTCGTTGCCAAATTAGGGAAGAAGTGGACTGAGCTGGAGAGGTGGAGATGCGCACTGGAGAGGACGGGACTGAGAGTGAGCAGGTCTAAGAATGAACACCTGTGTCTCAAGAGAGATGGCCGGGACACAATAAGGCTGCAGGGTGTACAGATGGCAAAGCTTGACTCACAGAAACTCACAGAAACTCACAGACGACTCCTGGAAGAGGTCGATGAAGCCTGTGACTCCAGCTCCTAATGACACAATCTGCATCTTGTGGTCATGTGGCCGAACCTGTGATCGAGGCTCCCTATTTTTGCAGCGTAATCAAATCTTTGTTCTTTATCTATCCATACTTTATCTAACTTTCTTCCAAACTCACAAACTGATTCAGCATTTACCACACTGTCTGGGAGGCTGTTCCAATTATTCACCACTATTACTGAAGGAATACTTTCTGATGTGTAATCTTGCTCTTtgcttcaatattttctttccatgtcctcgagTTTCCAATCCTTCCTGCATCTTAAGCTTCACATGCATCTCTGCCGTACACTCCATTGACAATTTTAAAGGTTTCCACCATATCTCCTCTTGATCTCCTGTACGCCTGTAGTTTCTTCAAAGTCTCTTCATAGGGGAGATCCTTCAGGTCTGGTACCAATTTTGTTGCCCTGCGCTGAACCCTTTCAACAGCCTCCACATCCTTCGTCTTGTAGGGACACCACACCTGATTGGCATATTCAAGGTGGGCCACATACAAAGATCTAAACATTTCCTCACCCATGGTAACGAATGTCCTTATTACACCAACCATCatgtttgctttatttattttctcctcaaaATGTTCAATGAAATTTAAATCCTGGTCGATCTTTACTCCTAAATCCTTTTCTACTTTAATCTGGTTCAGATCTTGGTCCATAGTGTATTGAAATATATCTGTATTTGTTCTACCAATCCTCATCAAACTGCATTTCTTGGGATGGAACATCAATAGCCATTTTTTTTGACCAATCATTCATTCTATTGAGATCTTGTAATTTCCCACAGTCACTCTCATCCTTTATCATTCTGAACATTTTGGTATCATCTGCATACAAAAACATCTCACTATTCAGTATTATTTCCAGGAGGTCGTTAATATACATAGCAAACAAGAGAGGACCAAGCACTGACCCCTGAGGCACTTCACTTATCACTTCCATCCAGTCTGAACTTGTACCATTTACAATTACCTGTTGTTTTCTGACCTCTAAGAAAATCTGAAATCCACTCCACGATATCACCTCCTACACTgaagctttttattttctccagcAGTCGTCTGTGAGGCATCGTATCAAACGCCTTCTTAAAATCATAGTAAGCGACATCCACAACTCCTCCTTCGTCTAATATACTTGTGCATTTTTCCATTACAGTTATCAGTTGAAGCAGTGTTGAACGTCCACTCATGCAGCCATATTGTTTCCTTGTGATGAGCTCACTTTCCTTAAAATGatcaattatttttcttctaattatGGTCTCCATTAATTTACAAATTACACAAGTCAGATTAACTGGTTTATAATTCTGGGTCCTTTCTGTCGCCCTTCTTGTGTATTGCCGTAATATTTGCAGTCTTCCAGTCCTTGGGCAATTTCCCCTGCTTTATCGATCAGTCAAATATGATTTGTAATGGACGCGCTATTTCGTTCCTCGCCTCTTTGATTATCCCAAGGTGAAAACCTTCTGAACCTGTTGCCTTGTCTCTTTTTTAAATTGTCAATAGCGAGTTTAACATCTTCACAAGTAAATTGTATTTATGTTAACATGGAAACATCCTTCACCTGTATGCTTGGTGCTGCTCCCTCAGCTTCCCTAGTGAACACTGTATTAAACAACTCTGCTAACACTGTGGCTTTCTCTTTAGCATTTTGTGTTTCTactgttttttccttgttcatatACAAATTTCTTATACAAGCTGCAGTTTTTGTCTTTGACTGTACATATTTCCAAAATATTTTTAGATTTGATTTAACGTTTTTGGCAAttactttctcatttcttttcgctacctttcttgtttctcgTCTAATCTGGTTGTTGATTTGCCAGTACTCCACATCCACCAGGCTGTACTCTCTTGTGTTGTCTTCTCCTGcctcattcattctcttcagTTTCATCCAaagtctctgtttttttttttttttaaatcttgaaccacaatttatttttttttcttattcatcgtCAGATCTtgatttgttcttttcctcaacCTTTCTCGACTTACAAACTCCCTTTTCGGAACACATCACCTCTACATCGTGGTAATTAAAATATTCATTCCACTTTATGGATAATAATCTGCCCAGTTTACTGAAGTCTGCCTTTTCATATAAgtacacatgttttttgtattcttccttctgTGGTTCTATACTACACTTGAATTGCAGTCAGCCTTGGTCACTTTTCCCCGCCGGGCTTTCAGTCTTAATATTCTCTACAAGTAAATCATCATCCGTAAATATCAAATCAAGAGCATTAGCAACACTTTCACCTCTAAACCTTGTAACTTCTGTAACGTGTTGAAGAAGGAAACAGTCACGAACTTTTTCAATAAAGCTTAAACTTAAATTATCGTTTCCATGCCGACAAGTTAAGTTTTCTCACTTTATACTTGGCAGATAAAAATCTCCAACTATTAGCTTGTGCCTCGTGTCAACCTTGTAGCAACCTTAacattccttcattattttccaaTTGGCTATTTGGACTCCTGTGTACAGATACCAGCAGCACATCATCAAAttcacctttatttatttatttatttttttttttacattacattcACAAGCTTAATTTTTAAGACCTATTAAGTCGTGCTGGATATTACTTTTAATATATAACACCATACCCATTCCCAGTTCCTGAATTCAGATACTTGGGGGCAACAGTACATAGGAATGGAGAGTGTGCTGGGGAGGTTAAGAAGAGAGTGCAGGCTGGATGGAGTGGCTGCAGGAGGGTGACAGGACTGGGACTGATGTGTGACAGAAGGGAAGGTGTACAAAAAGGTAGTGAGGAAAGTATGGAAACCGTACCAGTAACACAGAGACAAGAGgcggagacagaggaggaggaactgaagaCATCGCGGCGTGCTCGTGGGGTGGCGAGACGAGACAACGGAGGACCAATACATCAGAGCGTTGGCTTGGGGAcgaggcaggagaggagaggctgagatggTCGGGGGGTGTCCGGAGAAAGGGTGAGGCGCGCGTGGgagggaggatgctggagaGGACCCaaccagcagcaggaggagaggaagaccaaaGAGGAGATGTATAGATGTAGTGAAAGAAGACACAGGTGGGTGTGACACAAGAAGGCACAGAAGACACAGCGTGTTGGAGAAGGATCCGCTgtggtaacaataataacaacaacaacaacagcaacaacaacaaataaaaagaagaacaatacaaaggaaaaacagacaaTTAATTaataccactacagattctatgGCTCTGGGAGAGGCTGCGTGAGGCTGACAAATAAacagggaaggatgaaagataaaTTAGCATTGCAATAATCTGCCATTGAGCGAAATCACGGAATACAGATCCGCTAGTCACGACGGAAGAGTGcagaataacaaataaagtaaataatataaataaataagtgaaaataaataaatcataatgtCAGCCATAAAATAGGTTCGTTTTCTTTAGTTGTAGGGTgagaaaatgtatatttttgaaGGCTAACACATGTAAATTTTgtacttctattccttcttctactactactactactactactactactactactactactatcaccaccaacactactactactactactaatatcactactactactactactactactactactactactactggtactattactactacttaacaCTTACTTTAAGGGTTTATCTTGTAACCTGTAGAAAGAACAGAAGGTGGTTAATATTATACTAATAAAATACACAGACGTACATCTTACTACTAACAGTTTTGTCAACCATAAACTTACTCCACTCCTGAGACCACAGCGaggccccacagcacacactggttCATTCCTGTCCCTTCGCAGCGAGACCGTTCCCTGCCCCGCACCCACTCCAGTCCTGAGATCATAGTAAAACAAAGAGCAActaaccgtaaaaaaaaaaaaaaaaaagtgcaaagaaaatagtaaaataatgatataaaaatttagtgttttttaatcacTAATCAGATTGTGacatttctacattttctttctcagttcGAGTAAAAACAAAGTACTACTAATAAAAACATGATAACAACAcacatttatctattatttgtgaggaggaggaggaggagcacgagcacgaggaatacaaaggaatacaaaggaaagccaaacagcaacagaccttttggtccttgcaaagTTGTTTGGTAACTACAACTagctagctacagggaagagagacaggacagcacagcagaaggctcctccc
This window of the Scylla paramamosain isolate STU-SP2022 chromosome 49, ASM3559412v1, whole genome shotgun sequence genome carries:
- the LOC135095487 gene encoding uncharacterized protein LOC135095487, with protein sequence MDQDLNQIKVEKDLGVKIDQDLNFIEHFEEKINKANMMVGVIRTFVTMGEEMFRSLYVAHLEYANQVWCPYKTKDVEAVERVQRRATKLVPDLKDLPYEETLKKLQAYRRSRGDMVETFKIVNGVYGRDACEA